In a genomic window of Amphiprion ocellaris isolate individual 3 ecotype Okinawa chromosome 13, ASM2253959v1, whole genome shotgun sequence:
- the abca1b gene encoding phospholipid-transporting ATPase ABCA1b isoform X2, producing the protein MSVFTQLGLLLWKNFTYRRRQTLQLLAEIVWPLLIFFILIAVRLNYPPYEQHECHFPNKAMPSAGTLPWIQGILCNANNPCFRNPTPGESPGVVGNFNDSIINRLFSDAKKILLYSQNDKNLDGFKELARALQALQSSRSGFKLKHFLRDNETLSSFLLRNASFPEHSVQHITEADVNLEKVLLKGFGVHLRDMCLQKGGRHRLEDFVTISDQQSSMLVQEVICRAPPTWLNHAEQHFMDNLDFLKPIRRDVTSDPEAVQQVAKATNKLLDSLGLLAVELASMKSWVDLRNEIVFLTKNATSSPSTMYQAVSRIVCGHPEGGGLQIKSLNWYEDSNYKALFGNHNSSEDEPAALYDNSSTPYCNSLVSSMDSNPMSRMIWQAVKPLLMGKILYTPHTPATQRIIHEVNRTFQELGVFRDLGGMWEEMRPKVWNFMENSEQMDLIRTLLKNNATASVFHTQLSNTGWTVADVSNFLSKKAEDRPAGAALTWREVFNETDQAIMSISRFMECVNLDKLQPVSTEERLVNQSMLLLEDRKFWAGIIFPDIPPNATELPPKLNYKIRMDIDNVERTNKIRDAYWDPGPRADPFEDMRYIWGGFSYLQDVIEQGIIRAVTGTKEKTGVYIQQMPYPCYVDDIFLRVMSRSMPLFMTLAWMYSVAIILKSVVYEKEARLKETMRIMGLDNGILWFSWFISSLIPLLISAALLVLLLTKGNLLPYSDPSIVFLFLGSFAVVTIMQCFLLSTAFARANLAAACGGIIYFTLYLPYVLCVAWQDYIGFGAKVFASLLSPVAFGFGCEYFALFEEQGVGIQWKNLVSSPMEEDDFSLRTAIIMMYFDSFLYGVLTWYIEAVFPGQYGIPRPWYFPFTKSYWLGEKDGKSNKIPLKRTGNPGAVCMEEEPAHLEPGVYIENLVKVYRHGKKLAVDGLTLGFYEGQITSFLGHNGAGKTTTMSILTGLFPPTSGTAYILGRDIRTDLSAIRQSLGVCPQHNVLFSMLTVEEHIWFYARLKGLSEEQVKSEIEQILQDTGLPHKRNSRTSTLSGGMQRKLSVALAFVGGSKVVILDEPTAGVDPYARRGIWDLLLQYRQGRTIILSTHHMDEADILGDRIAIISHGKLCCVGSSLYLKNQLGTGYYLTLVKKEPEPSLSSCRNSTSSVSFTKKEEECASVSSSDAGLGSEHEKNGPAASICSVPFVPPDVSLVSGLILRHVPAARLVEDLGHELTYVLPYSAAKDGAFVELFRDLDVKLPDLGISSYGVSDTTLEEIFLKVAEDNGVDTEVPSDGTLPVQRRRRTHAFGGGDHQSCLKPLTEDDNNDCNDSEGDPECRETDWLNSTDGKGSYQVRGWSLKRQQFVALMWKRFLYARRSRKGFFAQIVLPAVFVCIALVFSLIVPPFGKYPSLELQPWMYEDQVTFISDDAPGDANMQKLLNSLLDAPGFGTRCMDGHPIPEAPCTMGDEDWHTPDVPDSVQQLFSSRNWTMEDPSPACFCSCDGRKKMLPDCPPGAGGLLPPEMMLSATDTLQNLTGRNISDYLVKTYAQIIGKSLKNKVWVNEFRYGGFSLGARSTQVLPPANEIDDAIDRVRKIFELQKGAAADRFLDSLSGFINGLDTKNNVKIWFNNKGWHSIGAFINVMNNGILRAHLPAGADPSRYGISAFNHPLNLTKEQLSQVALVTTSVDVLVSICVIFAMSFVPASFVVFLIQERVSKAKHMQFISGVQPLLYWVANFIWDMCNYIVPATLVILIFVCFQQKAYVSSTNLPVLALLLLLYGWSITPLMYPASFFFTIPSTAYVVLTSVNILIGINGSISTFVMELFGNNEIGGINDILKNVLLIFPHFCLGRGLIDMVKNQAMADALERFGENRFRSPLEWDMVGKNLFAMAVEGVVFFIITILIQYRFFIKPRPVSKLTKLGALGDEDEDVARERQRIFHGLGHGDILELRQLTKVFKRKQKPAVDRLCVGIPPGECFGLLGVNGAGKTTTFKMLTGDTVVTSGEAFLAGKSILREIDEVHQNMGYCPQFDAINELLTGREHLELYAVLRGIPEKEVCDVAEWGIRKLSLAKYADKAAGSYSGGNMRKLSTAMALIGAPPVVFLDEPTTGMDPKARRALWNCIHSVIKEGRSVVLTSHSMEECEALCTRMAIMVNGRFRCLGSVQHLKNRFGDGYTIILRVTGHDPDLLPVMKFIESELSGSTLKEKHRNMLQYQLPSSLTSLAHIFSILAQNKDTLCIEDYSVTQTTLDQVFVNFAKDQSDDYHSKDNSVRRKDVAIEVPLLSSTCGAATAGGELRESVM; encoded by the exons GTCATTTTCCCAACAAGGCGATGCCGTCGGCAGGAACGCTGCCCTGGATCCAGGGCATCCTCTGCAACGCCAACAACCCCTGCTTCAGGAACCCGACCCCGGGCGAGTCACCAGGCGTCGTGGGCAATTTCAACGACTCCAT aattAATCGTCTGTTCTCAGACGCCAAGAAGATTCTCCTCTACAGTCAGAACGACAAAAATCTGGATGGCTTCAAGGAGCTGGCTCGAGCTCTGCAGGCGCTGCAGAGCAGCCGCTCAG GCTTCAAGTTGAAGCATTTCCTTCGGGACAATGAGACTCTGTCGAGCTTTCTGCTGAGAAACGCCTCCTTCCCCGAACACAGCGTCCAGCACATCACAGAGGCCGACGTCAACCTGGAGAAG GTCCTCCTCAAAGGTTTTGGTGTCCACCTCAGAGACATGTGTCTGCAGAAGGGCGGCCGGCATCGTCTGGAGGACTTTGTGACCATCTCGGACCAACAGTCGTCGATGCTGGTACAGGAAGTCATCTGTCGGGCTCCGCCCACCTGGCTGAACCACGCTGAGCAGCACTTCATGGACAACCTGGACTTCCTCAAACCCATTCGG agGGACGTGACGTCTGACCCCGAGGCCGTCCAACAGGTTGCCAAGGCAACCAACAAACTCCTGGACAGTCTGGGTTTGCTGGCAGTCGAG CTGGCCAGTATGAAGAGCTGGGTGGACCTGAGGAACGAGATTGTGTTCCTGACGAAGAACGCCACGTCGTCACCCAGCACCATGTACCAGGCCGTGTCCCGGATCGTGTGTGGTCACCCTGAAGGCGGCGGCTTGCAGATCAAGTCCCTCAACTGGTATGAAGACAGCAACTACAAGGCTCTGTTCGGCAACCACAACAGCAGCGAGGATGAGCCGGCGGCGCTCTACGACAACTCGTCCA CTCCGTACTGTAACAGCCTGGTGAGTAGCATGGACTCCAACCCGATGTCCAGGATGATCTGGCAGGCGGTGAAGCCACTGCTGATGGGGAAGATCCTGTACACACCGCACACGCCCGCCACGCAGAGGATCATTCACGAG GTGAACCGGACCTTCCAGGAGCTTGGTGTGTTCAGGGACCTGGGCGGGATGTGGGAGGAAATGAGACCCAAAGTCTGGAACTTCATGGAGAACAGCGAGCAGATGGATCTGATCAGG ACTCTTTTGAAGAACAACGCCACCGCCAGTGTCTTCCACACTCAGCTGTCCAACACTGGTTGGACCGTCGCTGACGTCTCCAATTTCCTGTCCAAGAAGGCGGAGGACCGGCCAGCAGGCGCTGCCCTCACCTGGAGGGAGGTGTTCAACGAGACCGACCAGGCCATCATGAGCATCTCCCGCTTCATGGAG tgtgttaacCTGGACAAACTGCAGCCGGTCTCCACTGAGGAGCGACTGGTCAACCAGTCAATGTTGTTACTGGAGGACAGGAAGTTCTGGGCGGGGATCATATTCCCAGACATCCCGCCCAACGCCACTGAGCTGCCGCCCAAACTCAACTACAAGATCCGCATGGACATCGACAACGTGGAGCGCACAAACAAGATCAGAGACGC GTACTGGGACCCGGGTCCTCGTGCCGACCCGTTTGAGGACATGCGCTACATCTGGGGCGGGTTCTCGTATCTTCAGGACGTCATCGAACAGGGCATCATCAGAGCGGTGACGGGCACCAAGGAGAAGACGGGGGTCTACATCCAGCAGATGCCGTACCCCTGCTACGTGGACGACAT CTTCCTCAGGGTGATGAGCCGCTCCATGCCTCTGTTCATGACGCTGGCCTGGATGTACTCGGTGGCCATCATCCTGAAGAGCGTGGTGTACGAGAAGGAGGCCCGGCTCAAGGAGACCATGAGGATCATGGGTCTGGACAACGGCATCCTGTGGTTCAGCTGGTTCATCAGCAGCCTGATTCCCCTGCTGATCAGTGCCGCGCTGCTGGTGCTGCTTCTCACG AAGGGAAACCTGCTGCCCTACAGTGACCCCAGCAtcgtcttcctcttcctcgGGTCCTTCGCCGTGGTGACCATCATGCAGTGTTTTCTCCTCAGCACGGCGTTCGCCCGAGCTAACCTGGCTGCTGCCTGTGGAGGAATCATCTACTTCACCCTGTACCTGCCTTATGTGCTCTGTGTCGCCTGGCAGGACTACATCGGCTTCGGGGCCAAAGTCTTCGCT AGTCTCCTGTCTCCTGTTGCCTTCGGGTTCGGCTGTGAGTACTTTGCTCTGTTCGAGGAGCAGGGGGTCGGCATCCAGTGGAAGAACCTGGTGTCGAGTCCTATGGAGGAGGATGACTTCAGCCTCCGCACCGCCATCATCATGATGTACTTTGACTCCTTCCTGTACGGAGTCCTCACCTGGTACATCGAGGCTGTGTTTCCAG GTCAGTACGGGATCCCTCGGCCCTGGTACTTCCCCTTCACTAAGTCCTACTGGTTAGGAGAGAAGGAtggaaaatccaacaaaattccTCTGAAACGGACAGGAAACCCTGGAG CGGTGTGCATGGAGGAGGAGCCAGCTCACCTGGAGCCTGGGGTCTACATCGAGAACCTGGTGAAGGTTTACCGTCACGGTAAGAAGCTGGCAGTGGATGGACTGACGCTTGGTTTCTATGAGGGACAAATAACGTCCTTCCTGGGACACAACGGAGCTGGAAAAACCACCACAAT GTCTATTCTGACCGGTCTGTTCCCTCCGACCTCTGGTACCGCCTACATCCTGGGCCGAGACATCCGGACGGATCTGAGCGCCATCAGACAGAGTCTAGGAGTCTGTCCACAGCACAACGTCCTCTTCAGCAT GCTGACGGTGGAGGAGCACATCTGGTTCTATGCCCGGCTCAAAGGCCTGTCAGAGGAGCAGGTGAAAAGCGAGATTGAGCAGATCCTGCAGGACACCGGTCTGCCGCACAAACGCAACTCCAGAACCAGCACCCTGTCAGGGGGCATGCAGAGGAAGCTGTCAGTGGCGCTGGCCTTCGTCGGCGGCTCCAAGGTCGTGATCCTGGACGAGCCCACGGCCGGCGTGGATCCCTACGCCCGCAGGGGGATCTGGGACCTGCTGCTGCAGTACCGACAGG GTCGGACCATCATCCTGTCCACTCACCACATGGACGAAGCGGACATCCTCGGCGACCGCATTGCTATCATCTCCCACGGGAAGCTGTGCTGCGTCGGCTCGTCGCTGTACCTGAAGAACCAGCTGGGAACTGGCTACTACCTGACTCTGGTGAAGAAGGAGCCGGAGCCGTCGCTCAGCTCCTGCCGCAACTCCACCAGCAGCGTGTCCTTCACCAAGAAG GAGGAGGAGTGCGCCTCTGTGAGCAGCAGTGACGCAGGACTAGGCAGCGAACATGAAA AGAACGGCCCTGCGGCGTCCATCTGCAGTGTCCCCTTCGTCCCCCCAGACGTGTCTCTGGTGTCGGGCCTGATCCTGCGCCACGTCCCCGCCGCCCGCCTGGTGGAGGACCTGGGACACGAGCTGACGTACGTGCTGCCGTACAGCGCTGCCAAGGACGGCGCCTTCGTGGAGCTCTTCAGAGACCTGGACGTGAAGCTGCCCGACCTCGGCATCTCCAGCTACGGCGTGTCCGACACCACGCTGGAGGAG attttcctGAAAGTGGCTGAGGATAACGGAGTCGACACTGAAGTGCCCTCAG atgGTACACTGCCTgttcagaggaggaggagaactcACGCCTTCGGTGGAGGAGACCATCAGAGCTGCCTGAAACCTTTAACTGAAGACGACAACAATGACTGCAACGACTCAGAGGGAGACCCTG AGTGCCGGGAGACGGACTGGCTGAACAGCACCGACGGTAAAGGCTCGTATCAGGTCAGAGGCTGGAGTCTGAAGAGACAGCAGTTCGTGGCTCTGATGTGGAAGCGCTTCCTGTACGCTCGCCGCTCCAGGAAAGGCTTCTTTGCTCAG ATTGTTCTCCCCGCCGTATTTGTCTGCATCGCTCTGGTCTTCAGCCTTATTGTTCCACCATTTGGAAAATATCCCAGTTTGGAGCTGCAGCCGTGGATGTACGAGGACCAGGTGACCTTCATCAG CGATGATGCTCCTGGAGACGCCAACATGCAGAAGCTGCTGAACTCTCTGCTGGACGCTCCAGGCTTCGGGACTCGCTGCATGGACGGACATCCAATCCC AGAGGCTCCCTGTACGATGGGTGATGAGGACTGGCACACCCCCGACGTCCCCGACAGCGTCCAGCAGCTGTTCAGCTCCAGGAACTGGACCATGGAGGATCCGTCTCCGGCCTGTTTCTGCAGCTGCGACGGCCGCAAGAAGATGCTGCCGGACTGCCCTCCAGGAGCTGGAGGTCTTCTGCCCCCGGAG ATGATGCTGAGCGCCACGGACACTTTGCAGAACCTGACGGGAAGAAACATCTCAGACTACCTGGTGAAGACCTACGCTCAGATCATCGGCAAGAG CTTGAAGAACAAAGTTTGGGTGAATGAGTTCAG GTACGGAGGCTTTTCATTGGGTGCCAGGAGCACTCAGGTCCTGCCGCCGGCCAATGAGATCGACGACGCCATTGATAGAGTCCGAAAGATCTTTGAGTTACAGAAG GGAGCTGCAGCAGATCGATTCCTCGACAGTCTGTCCGGTTTCATCAACGGTCTGGACACCAAGAACAACGTCAAG ATCTGGTTCAACAACAAAGGCTGGCACAGCATCGGAGCCTTCATCAACGTCATGAACAACGGCATCCTGAGGGCTCACCTGCCTGCAGGCGCCGACCCCAGCAGGTACGGCATCAGCGCCTTCAACCACCCGCTGAACCTCACCAAGGAGCAGCTGTCCCAGGTCGCCCT GGTGACAACCTCCGTGGACGTTCTGGTGTCCATCTGCGTCATCTTTGCCATGTCCTTCGTCCCAGCCAGTTTTGTAGTCTTCCTCATCCAGGAGCGAGTCAGTAAAGCCAAACACATGCAGTTCATCAGCGGGGTGCAGCCGCTGCTCTACTGGGTGGCCAACTTCATCTGGGACATG tgtAACTACATCGTCCCGGCAACGCTGGTCATCCTCATCTTCGTCTGTTTCCAACAAAAAGCCTACGTGTCATCGACCAACCTTCCGGTGCtcgccctgctgctgctgctctacgG CTGGTCCATTACTCCCCTCATGTACCCGGCGTCCTTCTTCTTTACGATCCCCAGCACAGCGTACGTTGTCCTCACCAGCGTCAACATCCTCATCGGCATCAACGGCAGCATCTCCACCTTCGTCATGGAGCTGTTTGGGAACAAC GAAATCGGAGGAATCAATGACATCCTGAAGAACGTCCTCCTCATCTTCCCTCACTTCTGTCTGGGTCGAGGACTCATCGACATGGTGAAGAACCAGGCGATGGCCGACGCTCTCGAGAGATTCG GTGAGAACAGGTTCCGCTCACCTCTGGAGTGGGATATGGTGGGGAAGAACCTGTTCGCCATGGCTGTAGAGGGAGTGgtcttcttcatcatcactaTTCTCATCCAGTACAGGTTCTTCATCAAACCCAG gccGGTCAGTAAACTCACCAAACTGGGAGCTCTGGGAGACGAGGACGAGGACGTGGCCAGAGAGAGACAGCGGATCTTCCACGGCCTCGGACACGGAGACATCCTGGAGCTCCGGCAGCTCACCAAG GTGTTTAAGAGGAAGCAGAAGCCGGCGGTGGATCGGCTGTGTGTCGGAATTCCTCCCGGAGAG TGTTTCGGCCTCCTCGGGGTTAACGGAGCCGGTAAGACGACGACCTTTAAGATGCTGACGGGCGACACGGTGGTGACCAGCGGAGAGGCCTTCCTGGCTGGGAAGAG catcTTGAGGGAGATCGATGAGGTCCATCAGAACATGGGTTACTGTCCTCAGTTTGACGCCATCAACGAGCTGCTGACAGGCCGAGAACACCTGGAGCTGTACGCCGTCCTCAGAGGCATCCCAGAGAAAGAAGTCTGCGAC GTGGCAGAGTGGGGCATCAGGAAACTGAGTCTGGCGAAATATGCAGATAAAGCAGCTGGAAGCTACAGCGGCGGCAACATGAGGAAACTGTCCACAGCCATGGCTCTGATCGGAGCGCCCCCTGTGGTGTTTCTG GACGAGCCCACCACTGGCATGGACCCCAAGGCCCGCCGAGCCCTCTGGAACTGCATCCACAGCGTCATCAAGGAGGGACGCTCCGTCGTCCTCAcctcacacag tatGGAGGAGTGTGAGGCTCTGTGCACCAGGATGGCCATCATGGTGAACGGCAGGTTCAGATGTCTCGGCAGTGTCCAGCACCTGAAGAACAG GTTTGGTGACGGTTACACCATCATCCTGCGGGTGACGGGGCACGACCCCGACCTGCTGCCTGTCATGAAGTTCATTGAGAGCGAGCTAAGCGGCAGCACGCTGAAGGAGAAGCATCGCAACATGCTGCAGTACCAGCTGCCTTCATCGCTCACCTCCCTCGCTCACATCTTCTCCATCCTCGCCCAGAACAAAGACACACTCTGCATCGAAGACTACTCCGTGACCCAGACCACACTGGatcag GTGTTTGTGAACTTCGCGAAGGACCAGAGTGACGATTATCACTCCAAAGACAACTCTGTGAGGCGGAAAGACGTCGCCATCGAGGTTCCACTGCTGAGCTCCACCTGCGGTGCCGCCACAGCGGGGGGAGAGCTGAGGGAGAGTGTCATGTGA